A segment of the Tautonia rosea genome:
CCTTGCGCAGCCACGCCTTGAGCTTGGAGAACATCGGCTCGATCGGGTTGAGGTCCGGGCTGTAGGGGGGCAGGTAGCGGACCTCCGCCCCGGCCGCCTCGATCCGCCGCCGGACCTCGGCCGTCTTGTGGCTACTCAGGTTGTCCATCACCACGATGTCGCCGGGACGCAGCGTCGGCACCAGGCACCGCCTCACGTACGCCTCGAAGCAGGCCGCGTCGGTCGCCCCGTCGAAGGCCAGGCAGGCCGGCTCCGGGACGCCGCCCAGCCGCACGGCGGCCGTCAGGGTGACCACCTTCCAGTGGCCGTGCGGCACCGGGCCGTCGACCCGCACCCCGCTGGGGGCCCGGCCGTAGGTGCGGTCCATCGCCGTCGAGGCCCCGCTCTCG
Coding sequences within it:
- a CDS encoding IS630 family transposase — its product is MKAGRAAWRAEFAAIDPARLVFVDESGASTAMDRTYGRAPSGVRVDGPVPHGHWKVVTLTAAVRLGGVPEPACLAFDGATDAACFEAYVRRCLVPTLRPGDIVVMDNLSSHKTAEVRRRIEAAGAEVRYLPPYSPDLNPIEPMFSKLKAWLRKAKARTVDALIEAMGGALRAVRPGNIAGWFGHCGYRPSSSTGTPKRKPD